A part of Candidatus Electrothrix aestuarii genomic DNA contains:
- the folP gene encoding dihydropteroate synthase, producing MDKVQTAQTAQTAQTAQTTLVMGILNVTPDSFSDGGKFTGFTGKQALTDQIKKMLADGVDIIDIGGESTRPFAEPVSEQEELDRVLPAIQAVRTLSAAVPVSIDTTKAKVAAAALAHGATIINDISALRQDLEMISVARSCEVPIIIMHMQGTPGDMQIAPQYEDVVAEICAFFRERTSWMEGQGIARQRIILDPGVGFGKTLEHNLTILRNVRVFKELGYPVLIGHSRKSFMEKLLGLSVSERDCPTAIISALCAQQGADILRVHDVAKTVAALRLSEELALAPV from the coding sequence ATGGACAAGGTGCAGACAGCACAGACAGCACAGACAGCACAGACAGCACAGACAACATTGGTGATGGGGATTTTGAATGTCACCCCGGATTCCTTTTCTGATGGGGGCAAATTCACTGGCTTCACTGGCAAGCAGGCCTTGACGGATCAGATCAAGAAGATGCTTGCTGATGGCGTGGATATCATCGATATTGGAGGCGAATCCACCCGGCCCTTTGCCGAGCCAGTGTCTGAGCAGGAGGAACTGGACAGGGTGCTCCCGGCAATTCAGGCCGTGCGTACACTCTCGGCGGCAGTCCCTGTTTCCATTGATACCACCAAGGCCAAAGTAGCAGCAGCTGCCCTTGCGCATGGGGCCACCATCATTAATGATATATCGGCCCTGAGGCAGGACTTGGAGATGATCAGTGTTGCCCGCTCCTGCGAGGTCCCGATTATTATTATGCATATGCAGGGGACTCCCGGAGATATGCAGATCGCTCCCCAATATGAGGATGTTGTGGCTGAGATCTGCGCCTTCTTTCGTGAGAGGACAAGCTGGATGGAGGGCCAGGGGATTGCCCGGCAGCGCATCATCCTGGATCCTGGTGTGGGCTTCGGCAAGACCCTGGAGCATAATCTCACCATCCTGCGGAATGTGCGCGTTTTTAAGGAACTCGGCTATCCGGTTCTGATCGGCCATTCCCGTAAATCCTTTATGGAGAAGCTGCTCGGTTTGTCGGTAAGCGAGCGAGATTGCCCCACCGCAATTATTTCCGCTTTGTGCGCGCAGCAGGGCGCGGATATCCTGCGGGTGCATGATGTGGCGAAGACTGTAGCGGCCCTGCGGCTCTCTGAAGAGCTTGCGCTGGCCCCGGTGTAA
- the ftsH gene encoding ATP-dependent zinc metalloprotease FtsH, with the protein MNTYKNLSMWLVIGLTAILLVNLFNQKTESRVPMTYSQFWTNVESGAIRQVTIQGGKVLGISGDGRPFATITPDDTELIPMLRKSGVEISVKEPEHESLWVTLFISWFPMILLIGLWIFFMRQMQMGGNGKGGALGFGRTRAKMQEEGEVKITFKDVAGIDEAKNELEEIVDFLKDPEKFTKLGGRIPKGVLLAGSPGTGKTLLARAIAGEAEVPFFTISGSDFVEMFVGVGASRVRDLFHQGMKNAPCIIFIDEIDAVGRHRGAGLGGGHDEREQTLNQLLVEMDGFNANDGVIIIAATNRPDVLDPALLRPGRFDRQVIVPVPDIKGRQLILEIYGKKTKLADDVDMAVIARGTPGFSGADLENLVNEAALVAAREEAKEVTLEFLEIAKDKIMMGAERRSMIIPEKEKKITAYHEAGHAIVARLLPGTDPIHKVSIIPRGRALGLTMQLPIDEKYTHSKQYLLNNIAILFGGWVAEKIIFGEITTGAGNDIERASELARKMVCEWGMSDELGPLAYGKKEEQIFLGREIAQHRDYSEDTARKIDEVVKQIIMNATVVTTKLLEENIEILKGVADELLEKETITLEDIECIIAEKNGEPEEAVAQDDAEDITI; encoded by the coding sequence ATGAATACTTACAAGAACTTGAGCATGTGGCTCGTGATCGGCCTGACAGCAATTCTTTTGGTGAATCTTTTTAATCAGAAGACAGAATCACGTGTTCCGATGACCTATAGCCAGTTCTGGACCAATGTGGAAAGTGGGGCCATTCGGCAGGTGACCATTCAGGGAGGCAAGGTTCTCGGGATCTCTGGTGATGGACGGCCTTTTGCCACGATCACCCCGGATGATACAGAATTGATTCCCATGTTGCGTAAATCAGGGGTTGAAATTTCTGTGAAAGAGCCGGAGCATGAATCTCTGTGGGTTACCCTTTTTATTTCCTGGTTTCCGATGATACTGCTGATCGGTCTTTGGATCTTTTTTATGCGCCAGATGCAGATGGGTGGCAATGGCAAGGGCGGCGCTCTGGGGTTTGGTAGAACACGAGCTAAGATGCAGGAAGAAGGTGAGGTGAAAATTACCTTTAAGGACGTTGCCGGAATTGATGAAGCGAAAAACGAGCTGGAAGAGATCGTTGATTTTTTGAAAGATCCTGAGAAGTTTACGAAATTGGGCGGGCGAATTCCTAAAGGAGTGCTGCTGGCAGGTTCTCCTGGTACAGGCAAAACTTTATTGGCGAGGGCCATTGCGGGAGAGGCAGAAGTGCCTTTCTTTACAATTTCAGGCTCTGATTTTGTTGAGATGTTTGTTGGTGTGGGAGCCTCCAGGGTTCGGGACCTGTTTCATCAGGGTATGAAAAATGCGCCCTGTATTATTTTTATTGACGAGATTGATGCAGTGGGACGGCATCGCGGTGCTGGCTTGGGTGGCGGTCATGATGAGCGTGAGCAGACTTTGAACCAGCTCTTGGTAGAAATGGACGGGTTTAATGCCAACGACGGGGTTATTATTATCGCAGCTACCAACCGGCCTGATGTGCTGGACCCGGCCCTGCTTCGTCCTGGTCGTTTTGATCGACAGGTGATAGTGCCGGTGCCTGATATCAAAGGGCGCCAGCTGATTTTGGAGATCTACGGCAAAAAGACCAAACTGGCAGATGATGTGGATATGGCTGTTATTGCCCGAGGTACCCCAGGATTTTCCGGCGCTGATCTGGAAAACCTGGTCAATGAGGCTGCCCTGGTTGCGGCCCGTGAGGAGGCAAAAGAGGTCACCCTTGAGTTCCTGGAGATAGCCAAGGATAAGATCATGATGGGTGCTGAGCGCAGGTCTATGATCATTCCTGAGAAGGAGAAAAAGATCACCGCCTATCACGAGGCTGGACATGCCATTGTGGCCCGTTTGCTGCCAGGAACAGATCCCATTCACAAGGTGTCGATTATCCCACGTGGGAGGGCCCTTGGTCTGACTATGCAGCTGCCCATTGATGAGAAATACACCCATTCTAAGCAGTACTTACTCAATAACATCGCAATCCTCTTTGGTGGTTGGGTAGCTGAAAAGATAATCTTTGGTGAAATTACGACCGGAGCAGGTAATGATATTGAGAGGGCCAGTGAGCTAGCCCGCAAGATGGTCTGTGAATGGGGGATGAGTGATGAATTAGGTCCCTTAGCCTACGGGAAAAAGGAAGAACAAATCTTTTTAGGCCGGGAAATTGCCCAGCACCGTGATTACAGCGAAGATACAGCCCGTAAGATTGATGAGGTGGTCAAACAAATCATCATGAATGCCACCGTAGTCACCACCAAGCTTCTGGAAGAGAATATTGAAATTCTGAAGGGCGTTGCTGACGAGCTGCTGGAAAAAGAAACCATTACCCTGGAAGATATTGAATGCATTATTGCAGAAAAGAACGGGGAGCCGGAAGAGGCTGTGGCTCAGGATGATGCTGAAGACATTACCATCTAA
- a CDS encoding TRAP transporter small permease subunit: MRALEKIIEQLVHIVEGILAILLLLMVLNVSFDVIMRYFFHNSSVAMQELEWHLFAIILLLGISASLKEEAHVRVDFLYERFSERAKAIINIFGTLVFLLPLALLITMGSYTFVHDSWVTKEISENPGGLPYRWLIKGMIPLSFTFLMLTALGYILRNIRKFQEDGK; encoded by the coding sequence ATGCGGGCGCTGGAAAAAATCATTGAGCAACTTGTTCATATTGTGGAAGGGATACTGGCAATCCTTCTCCTGCTCATGGTCCTGAACGTCTCCTTCGACGTTATCATGCGCTATTTCTTTCATAATTCTTCTGTCGCTATGCAGGAACTGGAGTGGCACCTCTTCGCTATTATCCTTTTACTGGGTATATCAGCCAGCCTCAAGGAAGAGGCACACGTACGGGTTGACTTCCTTTATGAGCGCTTCAGCGAACGAGCAAAGGCCATTATTAATATTTTCGGCACCCTTGTCTTTCTCCTGCCTCTGGCTCTGCTTATTACTATGGGTTCCTACACCTTTGTTCATGATTCCTGGGTGACCAAAGAGATTTCCGAAAACCCAGGTGGCCTTCCTTATCGTTGGCTGATTAAGGGGATGATCCCTCTGTCCTTTACCTTCCTGATGCTGACGGCCCTGGGATATATCCTGCGAAATATCAGAAAATTTCAGGAGGATGGTAAATGA
- a CDS encoding TRAP transporter large permease subunit, whose translation MIGIIMFFAALLLLLLGYPVAFSFGAAAIVFGFIGAIVELQPHPALIDIMEEFFLMFSMMPFRIYAMMSNTILMAVPLFILMGIILQKSELAERLLESMGQLFGRVRGGLAVSTVLVGTLLAASTGVVGASVIAMGVISLPVMLKHGYNKSLATGTICASGTLGQIIPPSIVLIILGDVFQLPVGDLFHAALKPGLVLVGSYIIYILLLGYLKPNYAPCITPPAGLSGEEEKGSWQQALLAILPPLLLIILVLGSIFAGIATPTESASVGALGAMLLAALYKKLRWQILMDSCRETVRITAMVFAVLIGATAFSMVFVYTGADMLVEEFMLSLPGEKWGFLLLSMSAIMFLGFFIDFIEISYIVVPILLPVAETVGIDPMWFALLIAINLQTSFLTPPFGFSLFYLKGVCPPEVRTLDIYKGVLPFILLQVLVLMTMMLFPHLYGLTI comes from the coding sequence ATGATTGGGATCATCATGTTCTTTGCCGCCCTCCTGCTCCTGCTACTCGGATACCCTGTTGCCTTTTCTTTTGGAGCCGCAGCAATCGTTTTCGGTTTTATCGGTGCGATTGTTGAGCTGCAACCACATCCGGCCCTGATCGATATCATGGAAGAATTCTTCCTTATGTTTTCCATGATGCCCTTTCGGATCTACGCCATGATGTCCAACACCATCCTGATGGCGGTTCCACTCTTTATCTTGATGGGAATTATCCTGCAAAAATCAGAACTGGCTGAGCGCCTGCTGGAATCTATGGGCCAGCTCTTCGGTAGAGTGCGCGGCGGCCTGGCCGTCTCCACCGTGCTTGTGGGCACCCTTTTAGCCGCATCCACCGGGGTAGTCGGCGCTTCAGTCATCGCAATGGGTGTGATTTCCTTACCGGTCATGCTGAAGCACGGCTATAATAAATCTTTGGCTACAGGCACCATCTGCGCTTCCGGTACCCTTGGCCAAATTATCCCACCCTCCATCGTTCTTATCATTCTTGGTGATGTTTTCCAGCTCCCAGTGGGGGATCTCTTTCATGCGGCTCTCAAGCCGGGACTTGTGTTGGTTGGCAGCTATATTATTTATATACTCCTGCTCGGATATCTGAAGCCAAATTATGCGCCCTGCATTACACCTCCGGCCGGACTTTCCGGCGAGGAGGAAAAAGGCTCCTGGCAGCAGGCACTGCTGGCGATTTTACCGCCCCTCCTCCTGATTATCCTGGTGCTCGGCTCTATCTTTGCCGGAATAGCTACTCCCACCGAGTCTGCTTCGGTAGGAGCCTTAGGCGCTATGCTCCTGGCAGCTCTTTATAAAAAACTGCGCTGGCAGATCCTTATGGACTCCTGCCGGGAAACAGTGCGCATCACGGCTATGGTCTTTGCCGTCCTTATCGGCGCAACTGCCTTCTCAATGGTCTTTGTCTACACTGGGGCAGATATGCTGGTGGAAGAATTTATGCTCAGCTTACCCGGTGAAAAATGGGGCTTTTTACTGCTCTCTATGTCAGCAATTATGTTTCTTGGTTTTTTTATTGATTTTATAGAAATATCCTATATTGTCGTTCCTATCCTTCTTCCGGTTGCAGAGACCGTAGGTATTGATCCGATGTGGTTTGCACTTCTTATCGCTATAAACCTGCAAACCTCCTTTTTGACACCACCCTTCGGATTCTCGCTCTTCTATTTGAAGGGTGTATGTCCGCCAGAAGTACGGACCCTTGATATTTACAAGGGAGTTTTGCCCTTTATTTTGCTTCAGGTCCTGGTCCTTATGACCATGATGCTCTTTCCGCACCTATACGGTCTGACGATCTGA
- a CDS encoding transglycosylase SLT domain-containing protein has product MKFGQMSINKLVIHLEIAVLGFVLIVLLLSALDQGSSLKNTTADGQTEQAQTVTIAPGAIDGLRTELFTDVHVPPRQREVWLGDLDGMLKRGQLRVLIPFSRTFFFRDKEQEFGLSVDILKRYEQFLSEQVAFGDKKTELVFLPTPKEHLVDELIAGKGDIAVADINLEPEQENAVKLVSPVNLEIREILVTGPHSPQFKNIFNLSGQEITLREKSPYAASLQKLNNTLKSIGKKPVIVHFADTFLQDEDLIEMTAAGLLPMTVVDSHVGEFWASVFHNLKLERNIAFRTAKEISWVIRADNHLLQDSVNFFKKNSYIPQNEHRELIEYYRKKGGFLHDNLQLAALERYHSLVPLFEEYGQEYKFPSLLLAALAYQESKLDASWMGEQGKVGLMGVDPSALMQEGLGADLKQVRRAEENIQAATDYLRFLADHYFSSSQLSELDRNLMAIASYASSPEQIIAARKKAALAGYDPDIWFGNVETALLANQDKDIAQHVRNIYNYFKAYEYFLEKNVKQIQQP; this is encoded by the coding sequence ATGAAATTCGGACAAATGAGCATCAACAAACTGGTTATACATTTGGAAATCGCTGTGCTCGGCTTTGTCCTGATTGTCCTGTTACTCTCAGCACTTGATCAAGGCTCCAGCCTAAAAAATACTACAGCAGATGGGCAGACCGAACAGGCGCAGACTGTTACAATAGCCCCAGGAGCAATTGATGGGCTTCGAACAGAACTCTTTACAGACGTTCACGTTCCACCCCGCCAGCGGGAAGTTTGGCTCGGCGACCTTGATGGTATGCTCAAGCGGGGGCAGTTGCGCGTCCTGATTCCTTTTTCACGCACCTTCTTTTTCCGGGACAAGGAACAGGAATTCGGATTAAGCGTCGATATTCTCAAGAGATATGAACAATTCCTTAGTGAGCAAGTTGCTTTTGGAGACAAAAAAACAGAGCTGGTCTTCCTGCCAACCCCAAAAGAACATCTTGTAGATGAGCTCATAGCTGGTAAAGGAGATATAGCTGTTGCAGATATCAACCTGGAACCGGAACAGGAAAACGCAGTGAAACTTGTTTCACCTGTTAACCTGGAAATCCGGGAAATTCTGGTAACTGGTCCGCACTCGCCCCAGTTTAAAAACATCTTCAACCTCTCAGGCCAGGAAATTACGCTCCGCGAGAAGAGCCCCTATGCTGCCAGCTTACAAAAACTGAACAATACCCTCAAGTCTATTGGGAAAAAGCCCGTGATCGTCCACTTCGCCGATACCTTTCTTCAAGACGAGGATCTCATAGAGATGACCGCAGCAGGTTTACTGCCCATGACAGTGGTTGACAGCCATGTCGGGGAATTTTGGGCCTCTGTTTTCCATAATTTGAAACTTGAGCGTAACATTGCCTTCAGAACCGCTAAGGAAATAAGCTGGGTAATTCGTGCTGATAACCATTTACTCCAGGACAGTGTCAACTTTTTCAAAAAGAACAGCTATATTCCCCAAAACGAGCACCGCGAACTGATAGAATACTACCGAAAAAAAGGCGGCTTTCTTCACGATAATTTGCAACTTGCTGCTCTGGAACGCTATCACAGCCTTGTTCCTCTTTTTGAAGAATACGGGCAGGAATATAAATTCCCTTCTCTTCTTTTAGCGGCTCTTGCGTATCAGGAATCCAAACTTGATGCTTCCTGGATGGGAGAACAGGGTAAGGTGGGGTTAATGGGGGTTGATCCCTCGGCTCTTATGCAGGAAGGGTTGGGAGCAGACCTGAAGCAGGTTCGAAGGGCAGAAGAAAATATTCAAGCAGCAACTGATTATCTCCGCTTCCTGGCTGACCATTATTTTTCCTCTTCGCAGCTGAGCGAGTTGGATCGCAATCTGATGGCAATTGCATCATATGCGTCAAGCCCTGAACAGATCATCGCGGCTCGAAAAAAAGCTGCTTTAGCAGGCTATGACCCTGATATCTGGTTCGGGAATGTAGAAACAGCTTTGCTCGCAAACCAGGACAAGGACATCGCACAGCATGTTCGAAATATTTATAATTATTTTAAGGCATACGAATACTTTCTCGAAAAAAACGTGAAGCAGATTCAGCAGCCCTAG
- a CDS encoding MFS transporter gives MDRQERAILSATGYGHFLSHFNMLVFPALALPLSKNFGLDLAATLDLGFWMYLLFGITALPWGILADKFGSKPLLALFYLGGGCSGLAAALFVKTTAQPFAFQLALAGVGLFSGIYHPAGLGWIAKGIPRTAAAMAINGIFGSLGLAMGPLLAGLINWLFGVQAVYFCLGILNFTGILFLLLSQKGTASCTKQNTSKAARQKKEKFSAWKGFLVLLICMMLGGTVYRGATVSLPALFELNLPAVVDAVNRLFAGNNISANVIATVTIGILYLFGMYGQYIGGKFGERFDLRYGYLGFHLITIPFAFLIGWASNMPLILLAALHSFFLLGMQPLENTLVARLTPAWMRSSAYGMKFILTFGVGALSVKLIKYIEQGWGISRVFPTLGIISIFLVLMIGILILSTQQTRS, from the coding sequence ATGGACAGGCAGGAACGCGCCATTTTAAGCGCCACTGGTTACGGACATTTTTTGAGCCATTTTAATATGCTGGTTTTTCCAGCCTTGGCCCTTCCTCTCTCGAAAAACTTCGGACTTGATCTTGCAGCAACCCTGGACCTGGGTTTCTGGATGTATCTTCTCTTCGGTATAACGGCCCTGCCCTGGGGAATATTGGCAGACAAATTCGGTTCAAAGCCCCTCCTTGCTCTTTTTTACCTAGGAGGGGGATGCTCCGGCTTGGCCGCTGCTCTTTTTGTTAAGACGACGGCTCAGCCTTTTGCCTTCCAACTTGCCCTTGCTGGCGTGGGACTTTTCTCCGGCATCTATCATCCGGCAGGCCTGGGCTGGATAGCAAAGGGTATCCCCCGAACTGCTGCCGCGATGGCAATAAACGGAATTTTCGGTAGCCTGGGCCTTGCTATGGGACCGCTCTTGGCAGGACTAATCAACTGGCTCTTCGGTGTTCAAGCGGTGTATTTCTGCTTAGGCATCCTAAATTTTACAGGTATTCTTTTTCTTCTGCTCTCCCAGAAAGGAACAGCAAGCTGTACAAAACAGAACACCTCAAAAGCAGCTCGCCAGAAAAAAGAAAAATTTTCCGCCTGGAAAGGCTTTCTTGTCCTGCTTATCTGCATGATGCTGGGCGGCACGGTCTATCGGGGGGCGACAGTGAGCCTGCCAGCCCTCTTTGAACTCAATCTGCCAGCCGTAGTTGACGCTGTCAATAGACTCTTTGCAGGTAATAATATATCCGCAAATGTGATTGCCACCGTCACCATTGGCATACTCTATCTTTTTGGGATGTATGGTCAGTATATCGGAGGGAAGTTCGGAGAACGTTTTGACCTCAGGTACGGATATTTGGGATTTCATCTGATCACTATCCCCTTTGCCTTTTTGATTGGATGGGCCTCAAATATGCCACTCATTCTGCTGGCCGCCTTGCATTCCTTCTTTCTACTCGGGATGCAACCCCTGGAGAACACCCTGGTTGCCCGGCTGACGCCAGCCTGGATGCGTAGCTCTGCCTATGGAATGAAATTTATCCTGACATTCGGCGTCGGCGCTCTGTCAGTAAAGCTGATTAAATATATTGAGCAGGGATGGGGAATTTCTCGCGTCTTCCCAACCCTGGGTATTATCTCTATTTTTCTTGTTCTTATGATCGGCATATTAATCCTGTCGACCCAACAAACACGCTCTTGA
- a CDS encoding TIGR04211 family SH3 domain-containing protein, whose product MIFITLSKQTARILFLVSLFALLIASSALSAEIKFVRPNLDIPVRRGKGNQYKILKFVKDGDQVEFFEESGNWAKVRLHNGVEGWMLNRYLSDEKPPVEQVHELQNENEQLKLENEKLARDLKRIDELQQASSEELEKLQSSASEQLALSENKCNKIKDEYKASQEFNKIAWFLSGAGVLLVGWMLGRFARGSQRRQNRLF is encoded by the coding sequence ATGATATTTATAACATTATCTAAACAAACTGCACGAATCTTATTTCTTGTATCGCTCTTCGCTCTCCTGATCGCAAGTTCAGCGCTTTCTGCTGAAATAAAGTTCGTTCGCCCGAATCTTGATATACCAGTCAGACGTGGCAAGGGAAATCAGTATAAGATCTTAAAATTCGTTAAAGATGGTGATCAGGTAGAATTTTTCGAGGAAAGCGGCAATTGGGCAAAGGTTCGCCTTCATAACGGCGTCGAGGGATGGATGCTCAATCGTTATCTCAGTGATGAAAAACCTCCGGTTGAACAAGTGCATGAGCTGCAAAATGAAAATGAACAGCTCAAATTGGAAAACGAGAAGTTAGCCCGTGATCTGAAAAGAATTGATGAGCTACAGCAGGCAAGCAGCGAGGAGCTGGAAAAATTACAAAGCTCAGCAAGTGAGCAACTCGCTTTGAGCGAAAATAAATGCAACAAGATCAAAGACGAATACAAGGCATCTCAGGAATTCAATAAAATTGCGTGGTTCTTGTCAGGGGCCGGGGTCTTACTGGTCGGATGGATGCTTGGTCGTTTTGCCAGAGGCTCACAAAGAAGGCAAAACCGGCTTTTTTAA
- the hslV gene encoding ATP-dependent protease subunit HslV produces the protein MKLIRSTTILAIRHKGEVVIAGDGQVSLGQTVIKHNARKVRRLYHDKVITGFAGSTADAFTLYDRLEQKLEQFNGNLMRSSVELAKDWRTDKMLRRLEAMMIAVDEKSSLLLSGSGDVIESDNGILAIGSGGSYAQAAATALIAHSDLDAEAIAREAMTIAASICVYTNHNLIVEKV, from the coding sequence ATGAAATTAATACGTTCAACAACTATTCTTGCTATCCGCCATAAAGGCGAGGTTGTTATTGCCGGAGATGGCCAAGTCTCCCTTGGGCAGACAGTTATCAAACATAATGCCCGCAAGGTACGCCGTCTGTATCACGACAAGGTTATTACCGGGTTTGCCGGTTCAACAGCTGATGCCTTTACTCTGTATGATAGGCTGGAACAGAAACTGGAACAGTTTAACGGTAACCTGATGCGCTCTTCAGTGGAGTTGGCCAAGGACTGGCGTACCGATAAAATGCTGCGGCGCCTTGAGGCCATGATGATTGCTGTAGACGAAAAATCCTCTCTCCTGCTCTCCGGGAGCGGCGATGTGATTGAGTCTGACAACGGTATCTTGGCAATCGGTTCTGGAGGCTCCTATGCCCAGGCGGCAGCAACGGCCCTGATTGCCCATTCCGATCTTGATGCAGAAGCCATAGCACGGGAAGCAATGACTATTGCTGCTTCTATCTGCGTGTATACGAACCATAATCTTATTGTCGAGAAAGTCTAG
- the hslU gene encoding ATP-dependent protease ATPase subunit HslU, whose translation MTALNSLTPKETVQKLDQYIIGQDEAKRSVAIALRNRWRRQQVQPPLREEIAPKNIIMIGPTGVGKTEIARRLANLAQSPFIKVEASKFTEVGYVGRDVESMVRDLLQLAINMVTKEEEENVTAKAEAAAEERLLDLLLPPAPKKDAPQSGTNTTSAQDDVIALSYNEAFGQDTPSLENNSAGSKQQADSMERTREKLRRMLHSGELNDRLVELHVTSQKPQGPVVEVFSASGLEDMQSSLQDAFSKMFPGQKHERKMKVPEALEYLKKEEAQRLVDTESVTEKAIRRTEQAGIIFLDEIDKIASRSGSGSGSPDVSREGVQRDLLPIVEGSTVTTKYGPVRTDHILFIASGAFYTNKPSDLAPELQGRFPIRVNLNALGEEDFFRILTEPENALIKQYTALMETEGVELKFEEEAIREMARIAVEVNKKTENIGARRLHTVIECVLDELSFDASEREERTFVVTPEYVQKQLLDISDNEDLSRYIL comes from the coding sequence ATGACTGCGTTGAATTCGTTAACACCGAAAGAAACTGTCCAAAAGCTGGATCAGTATATTATTGGTCAGGATGAGGCAAAACGTTCTGTTGCCATAGCCCTGCGCAACCGCTGGCGCAGGCAGCAAGTTCAGCCTCCCCTGCGCGAGGAAATTGCCCCGAAAAATATCATCATGATTGGTCCCACAGGTGTGGGCAAGACAGAGATTGCGCGCAGACTGGCCAATCTTGCTCAATCCCCCTTTATTAAGGTGGAGGCCTCCAAATTCACAGAGGTAGGCTATGTGGGCCGTGATGTGGAATCGATGGTGCGTGATCTCCTCCAACTGGCCATCAATATGGTGACCAAGGAAGAGGAGGAAAATGTTACAGCCAAAGCCGAGGCCGCAGCGGAAGAGCGTCTACTTGACCTCCTGCTTCCCCCTGCCCCGAAAAAGGATGCGCCTCAAAGCGGAACGAATACCACATCCGCTCAAGACGATGTCATAGCCTTATCTTACAATGAAGCCTTTGGTCAGGACACACCCTCACTGGAGAATAACAGTGCAGGGAGCAAACAACAGGCTGACTCTATGGAGCGAACCCGGGAAAAACTGCGGAGAATGCTACACAGCGGTGAGCTCAATGATCGCCTGGTGGAGCTGCATGTTACCTCCCAAAAGCCTCAGGGACCGGTTGTTGAGGTCTTTTCCGCCTCCGGCCTTGAGGATATGCAATCATCTCTGCAGGATGCCTTTTCCAAAATGTTCCCAGGACAAAAGCACGAGCGCAAGATGAAAGTTCCTGAGGCCCTGGAATACCTGAAAAAGGAAGAGGCACAGCGGCTGGTCGATACGGAGAGCGTGACAGAAAAAGCGATTCGAAGAACTGAGCAGGCTGGAATCATCTTTCTTGACGAGATAGATAAAATTGCCTCCCGGAGCGGTTCCGGTTCAGGCTCTCCTGATGTGTCACGTGAGGGGGTGCAACGTGATCTCTTGCCCATTGTTGAGGGATCCACAGTAACCACCAAATACGGCCCTGTGCGCACTGACCACATCCTCTTTATAGCCTCTGGTGCCTTTTATACCAATAAGCCGTCAGACCTTGCCCCGGAGCTCCAGGGACGATTTCCCATTCGGGTCAATCTGAATGCGCTTGGCGAGGAAGACTTTTTTCGGATCCTCACCGAACCGGAGAATGCTTTAATTAAACAGTATACAGCCCTGATGGAAACCGAAGGGGTGGAGCTAAAATTTGAAGAAGAGGCTATCCGGGAAATGGCACGAATCGCTGTGGAAGTGAACAAGAAGACGGAAAACATCGGAGCGCGTCGTTTACACACGGTGATAGAGTGTGTGTTGGATGAGCTCTCCTTTGATGCCTCAGAGCGTGAGGAGCGGACCTTTGTTGTGACCCCTGAGTACGTTCAGAAGCAGCTACTCGATATCTCTGACAATGAGGATCTGAGCAGGTATATCTTATAA